The following are encoded in a window of Providencia rettgeri genomic DNA:
- a CDS encoding Gfo/Idh/MocA family oxidoreductase produces MRLKLGMVGGGEGAFIGAVHRLAARMDDEFELVAGAFSSNEQNCKRTGKRLHLAPERCYASYQQMAQSEMARDDGIDVVAIVTPNYLHAPIAAEFLTSGIDVICDKPLCTSYREALQLAKIVSETGRQLILTHNYSAYPLVREARSRILAGELGEIRYIEVEYLQQWLATRLEETENKQASWRTDPQKAGAGCIGDIGTHAWQLASFVTGMLPSAISAELSTMISGRVLDDDVRVQMRYRNGAKGRLWASQVACGEENGLRLRIYGSHGSLAFSQENPNQLWLKPFDSPAYCVTRGSLHQREENRLMARVPAGHPEGYLEGFAQIYREAAMRLREGAAASQLLPGIETGLQGMAFIDAAKRSHDNDGQWIDMTEYHY; encoded by the coding sequence ATGAGGCTAAAGTTGGGTATGGTTGGCGGTGGAGAAGGTGCTTTTATTGGTGCTGTGCATCGTTTAGCCGCTCGTATGGACGATGAGTTTGAATTAGTTGCTGGCGCATTTTCTTCGAACGAGCAAAATTGTAAACGTACTGGAAAACGGTTGCACCTTGCTCCTGAGCGTTGTTACGCCAGTTATCAACAAATGGCGCAAAGTGAAATGGCACGTGATGATGGCATCGATGTTGTCGCGATTGTCACGCCTAATTATCTACATGCGCCCATTGCAGCTGAATTTTTGACATCAGGTATCGATGTGATCTGCGATAAGCCGTTGTGTACATCCTACCGAGAGGCTTTACAGCTTGCCAAGATTGTAAGTGAAACGGGTAGGCAGTTGATCCTCACGCACAATTACAGTGCTTATCCGCTAGTTCGCGAAGCTCGCAGTCGAATATTAGCCGGCGAGTTGGGGGAAATTCGCTATATCGAAGTGGAGTATTTGCAGCAGTGGCTAGCAACACGATTAGAGGAAACGGAAAACAAACAAGCAAGTTGGCGTACCGATCCGCAAAAGGCGGGGGCAGGATGCATTGGTGATATTGGTACGCACGCGTGGCAGTTGGCATCTTTCGTCACCGGAATGTTGCCATCGGCGATTAGTGCTGAATTATCGACCATGATCAGTGGAAGAGTGTTAGATGATGATGTGCGTGTACAAATGCGTTATCGCAATGGCGCAAAAGGGCGCTTATGGGCGAGCCAAGTAGCTTGTGGTGAGGAAAATGGATTAAGACTGCGTATATATGGTAGCCACGGCAGCTTGGCATTTTCCCAAGAAAATCCTAATCAATTATGGTTAAAACCCTTTGATTCCCCTGCATATTGTGTGACGCGAGGTTCTTTGCATCAGAGGGAAGAAAATCGGCTTATGGCGAGGGTTCCAGCAGGGCACCCCGAAGGGTATTTAGAAGGTTTTGCACAGATTTATCGTGAGGCGGCGATGCGTTTACGCGAAGGCGCTGCTGCATCGCAGTTATTACCTGGTATTGAAACGGGACTACAAGGTATGGCATTTATTGATGCCGCAAAACGTAGCCATGATAATGATGGGCAATGGATTGATATGACGGAATATCATTATTGA
- a CDS encoding phosphoethanolamine transferase, which yields MSIVILLAVISAIYYPTAMLYGEPSFNIATAMLYTDRKESFEFLSNIPYYYYAVAIFILLLGYVTTRFKFDISNKSRVIFASIFTVIFLQGPIKTAISEQQFSLLNTGMPEVKFLKQSIVAITSTIKENNRFKEMVSKNDDYPALTSTGEYDTYVVVIGESVRKDLLHAYGFELENTPFLDKVSGKIFTNYISAAPSTVPSLTHTICEHVKIQNNIVTLAKKAGFYTYWISNQGSVSDADTPIASIGKRADTPIFIKKASFSSDEDDNELMPYISTAIKQQIKGKKLIVIHLIGSHTPACERTKDKYDDFYLSKRVSCYVQSVKNTDHLLHLIYNELKSSNERWSMMYFADHGVSFSNRNTPSKLDLIHGDEYKENYSVPFFITSYNDKNSREYITSRVSGMNFLSLYSEWLGINMYQKPNCQFISNQDCKFSHSVLNFKNTPVSFDQLPNDVIPIH from the coding sequence TTGTCTATTGTAATTCTTTTGGCGGTTATCTCTGCGATATACTACCCTACAGCCATGTTGTATGGTGAGCCAAGTTTCAATATCGCCACCGCGATGCTATATACCGACAGAAAAGAATCGTTCGAATTTCTTTCTAACATTCCGTACTACTATTATGCAGTCGCTATATTTATATTACTGCTTGGATATGTGACGACTCGGTTTAAATTCGACATTTCAAATAAGTCACGAGTCATTTTTGCATCAATATTTACTGTTATCTTCTTACAAGGCCCTATAAAAACTGCGATTAGCGAGCAGCAATTTTCACTATTAAATACAGGCATGCCTGAGGTTAAATTTCTCAAGCAATCAATAGTGGCTATCACATCGACCATTAAAGAAAACAATCGATTCAAAGAAATGGTATCCAAAAATGATGACTATCCAGCATTAACCAGTACAGGTGAATATGATACTTACGTCGTGGTCATCGGAGAAAGTGTTAGAAAAGACTTACTACATGCCTATGGATTTGAATTAGAAAACACCCCGTTTCTAGATAAAGTCAGCGGCAAAATTTTCACTAATTATATTTCTGCTGCGCCATCTACCGTGCCGTCCTTAACACATACCATCTGCGAACATGTGAAAATTCAAAACAATATAGTCACCCTCGCAAAAAAAGCGGGGTTTTATACCTATTGGATTTCAAATCAAGGTTCTGTTAGTGATGCTGACACGCCAATTGCGAGCATAGGTAAACGAGCTGATACCCCTATTTTTATTAAAAAAGCGTCCTTCTCATCTGATGAAGATGATAACGAACTTATGCCTTATATTAGTACGGCTATTAAGCAGCAAATAAAAGGCAAGAAACTTATCGTTATTCACTTAATAGGAAGTCATACCCCTGCTTGTGAAAGAACAAAAGATAAGTACGATGATTTTTATCTGAGTAAACGCGTTTCTTGTTATGTTCAGTCCGTGAAAAATACCGATCACTTATTACATCTTATTTACAATGAGTTAAAGTCGAGCAATGAAAGATGGTCTATGATGTATTTTGCTGATCATGGCGTCTCTTTCTCAAACAGAAATACACCATCGAAACTCGATTTAATCCACGGTGACGAATATAAAGAAAACTACTCTGTGCCTTTTTTTATTACATCTTACAATGATAAAAATAGCAGAGAATATATTACCTCACGAGTCAGTGGCATGAACTTTCTCTCACTCTATTCTGAATGGCTTGGCATCAATATGTATCAAAAGCCAAATTGTCAATTTATCTCAAATCAAGACTGCAAATTTAGTCATAGCGTTTTAAATTTTAAAAACACTCCGGTCAGTTTTGACCAATTACCTAATGATGTTATCCCTATTCATTAA
- a CDS encoding copper resistance protein CopC produces MSTIKIDDNNKKLIITPKNNLEKGYYEVSWRAVSADTHAVNGKITFSVK; encoded by the coding sequence GTGTCAACTATCAAGATAGATGACAACAACAAAAAATTAATCATTACACCCAAAAATAATTTAGAAAAAGGTTATTATGAAGTTAGCTGGAGAGCTGTTTCAGCAGATACTCATGCTGTTAATGGGAAGATAACGTTCTCTGTCAAGTAA
- a CDS encoding CopD family protein has protein sequence MSSGIHHYIHLTNNILHLLAASTWIGAMVAYIILLPSENVQQPSNVKTLVSSLTGFAKVGTYVVIILVITGILNFYYISFGAEDKPISLEGVFSSYNISLLVKISFFCMMLLFAATNRFLLTPKLDLMLSQGNYSQGLKLIKTSMLIECTIGLLLIATVAYLGINSPAN, from the coding sequence ATGAGTAGTGGTATACATCATTATATCCACTTAACGAATAATATATTACATTTATTAGCCGCAAGTACTTGGATTGGTGCAATGGTTGCATATATTATATTGCTTCCATCTGAAAATGTTCAACAACCAAGTAATGTAAAAACACTGGTTAGCTCACTCACAGGTTTTGCCAAAGTTGGAACATATGTTGTTATTATCCTTGTAATTACAGGAATATTAAACTTTTACTATATTTCTTTTGGTGCTGAGGATAAACCGATATCATTAGAGGGGGTCTTTTCATCCTATAATATTTCTTTATTGGTGAAAATTTCATTCTTTTGTATGATGCTACTATTTGCAGCGACGAATCGATTTTTACTAACACCTAAATTAGATCTTATGCTATCTCAGGGAAATTATAGTCAGGGTTTGAAACTAATAAAAACAAGTATGCTAATTGAGTGCACAATAGGGTTGTTACTTATCGCAACTGTTGCTTATCTAGGTATTAATTCACCGGCTAATTGA
- a CDS encoding glutathione S-transferase family protein produces MKIYTYPKSRSIRVTWTAEALGLEYQCIFFDVMNKNKDNPSITMKVPAIVDEDLVLFESSAICTYLSDKYGSNLLSPVDVNKKAIMNQWLAFIINELESPLWNIFKHSRFLPESKKVVEIIPIAKEDYLSSIKVLSSALNNNLYIANNKFSIADIFLFQTTQWALSLGLEIPQNVINHHDNLKSSPAYLKAIAKESEAMKVATGG; encoded by the coding sequence ATGAAAATTTATACTTACCCTAAATCTAGATCTATTCGTGTAACCTGGACTGCTGAAGCTCTTGGATTGGAATATCAATGTATCTTTTTCGATGTAATGAATAAAAATAAAGACAACCCAAGTATTACAATGAAAGTCCCAGCTATTGTTGATGAAGATTTAGTGCTTTTTGAATCCTCCGCTATTTGTACTTACTTGTCTGATAAATATGGTAGCAACCTACTGTCTCCAGTTGACGTCAATAAAAAAGCAATAATGAACCAATGGCTTGCTTTTATTATCAATGAACTTGAATCCCCACTCTGGAACATTTTTAAACACTCGAGATTTTTGCCCGAATCCAAAAAAGTTGTAGAAATCATTCCTATCGCTAAAGAAGATTACCTTTCTTCAATTAAAGTTCTTTCCTCAGCATTAAACAACAATTTATACATTGCTAATAATAAATTCTCTATAGCGGATATATTCCTTTTCCAAACAACCCAATGGGCACTCAGTTTAGGACTCGAAATTCCTCAAAATGTTATTAATCATCATGATAACCTAAAGTCGAGTCCGGCCTACCTAAAAGCAATTGCAAAGGAAAGCGAAGCGATGAAAGTAGCCACAGGTGGTTAA
- a CDS encoding bile acid:sodium symporter family protein, which translates to MLSKVTRLFPLWALLLSIAAYYTPNSFTGISPFISYLLMLIMFTMGVTLRISDFKRVVTRPAPVIICTFIHYLIMPLAAWLLAKAFNMPADLAVGMILVGSVASGTASNVMIYLARGDVALSVTISSVSTLVGVFATPLLTLLYADTSISVNVMGMLLSILQIVIIPIIAGLIIHHLFSKIVKKIEPFLPFLSMICILAIISAVVAGSQSHIASVGFMVAIAVVLHNGIGLIGGYWGGRLFGFDESTCRTLAIEVGMQNSGLAATLGAQYFGAMAALPGALFSVWHNLSGSLLAGYWQGKPTK; encoded by the coding sequence ATGTTGTCTAAAGTCACTCGCTTATTCCCATTATGGGCTTTGCTCTTATCAATCGCGGCTTATTATACGCCAAACTCATTTACAGGGATCTCCCCGTTTATTAGCTACTTGCTAATGCTAATTATGTTTACTATGGGTGTAACACTAAGGATTAGTGATTTTAAACGTGTAGTGACAAGACCGGCCCCTGTGATTATTTGTACCTTTATTCATTACTTGATTATGCCTCTCGCTGCTTGGCTTTTAGCTAAAGCATTTAATATGCCTGCTGATCTTGCCGTTGGAATGATATTAGTGGGTAGCGTGGCAAGTGGCACCGCTTCAAATGTGATGATCTATTTAGCACGTGGGGATGTTGCATTATCTGTTACGATTTCCTCGGTATCTACCTTGGTTGGCGTGTTTGCAACACCTCTATTGACTCTGTTATATGCAGATACCTCAATTAGTGTAAACGTTATGGGGATGCTGCTTTCTATATTACAAATTGTGATTATTCCAATTATTGCAGGATTAATCATTCATCACCTTTTCAGTAAAATAGTGAAGAAAATTGAACCGTTTTTACCTTTTTTGTCAATGATCTGCATATTAGCCATTATCAGTGCAGTCGTTGCTGGTAGCCAAAGCCATATTGCCTCAGTTGGCTTTATGGTAGCCATTGCAGTGGTATTACATAATGGAATTGGTCTGATTGGTGGCTATTGGGGCGGACGCTTATTTGGTTTTGATGAGTCAACGTGTCGAACTTTAGCCATTGAAGTTGGTATGCAAAATTCAGGTTTAGCCGCCACTTTAGGCGCACAATATTTTGGTGCTATGGCTGCGCTTCCAGGCGCACTGTTTTCCGTTTGGCATAACCTATCAGGCTCTTTACTCGCTGGATACTGGCAAGGAAAGCCAACTAAATAG
- a CDS encoding DUF1240 domain-containing protein: MPKWAMLLLGILLFIICFLISVLIYDYVLSLFQMKDIIIFSGPIAMCAIGFPTVLYALGGSVYSIVFNRLPKYNKIIFKYLMYLLFIGIFSGVPIAFAVNYYLKDEGYLTCDRISWMSPTTYVKNISLCD; the protein is encoded by the coding sequence ATGCCAAAATGGGCGATGTTGTTATTAGGCATTCTACTTTTTATTATCTGTTTTTTGATTAGCGTACTGATATACGATTATGTTTTATCATTATTTCAAATGAAGGATATTATTATTTTTTCAGGCCCTATTGCTATGTGTGCTATAGGCTTTCCAACTGTATTGTATGCTCTTGGTGGGAGCGTGTACTCCATTGTTTTCAATAGACTCCCTAAATATAATAAAATAATATTTAAATACCTTATGTACTTATTATTCATAGGGATTTTTAGTGGGGTGCCGATTGCATTTGCGGTTAATTATTACCTTAAAGATGAGGGGTATTTAACATGCGATAGAATATCGTGGATGTCTCCAACGACGTATGTCAAAAACATATCTCTATGTGATTAA